A single window of Kitasatospora sp. HUAS MG31 DNA harbors:
- the kdpA gene encoding potassium-transporting ATPase subunit KdpA, protein MSSTLAGWLQALALVGALALCYRPLGDYIAHLLTSAKHLRIERGLYRLVGVDADADQRWPVYLRSVLAFSALSILFLYGLIRLQTHLFLSLGMPEMAPHQAWNTAISFTTNTNWQSYSGESALGHLVQMAGLAVQNFVSAAVGIAIVAALIRGFTRNRTDRVGNFWVDLTRIVLRLLLPLSIVFALVLVANGVIQNFHGFHDLATLGGDTQSIPGGPVASQEVIKELGTNGGGFFNANSAHPFENPNGFTNWLEIFLLLVISFSLPRTFGKMVGDNRQGYAIVAVMALFWVASAALITFSEHQHAGTAMQAAGGAMEGKEQRFGIAASSLFAASTTLTSTGAVDSFHDSYSAFGGGITIFNMMLGEIAPGGTGSGLYGMLILAIVAVFVAGLMVGRTPEYLGKKLGGREMKFASLYILTTPALVLIGTGIAMALPGERAGMLNSGAHGFSEVLYAFTSASNNNGSAFAGITVNTPWYDTALGLCMVFGRFLPMVFVLALAGSLAQQQPVPASAGTLPTHKPLFVGLLSGVVLIVVGLTYFPALALGPIAEGLH, encoded by the coding sequence ATGAGCTCCACTCTCGCCGGGTGGCTGCAGGCCCTCGCCCTGGTCGGCGCGCTGGCTCTCTGCTACCGCCCCCTGGGCGACTACATCGCCCACCTGCTCACCTCCGCCAAGCACCTGAGAATCGAACGCGGCCTGTACAGACTGGTCGGCGTCGACGCTGACGCCGACCAGCGCTGGCCCGTCTACCTGCGCTCGGTGCTGGCCTTCTCCGCGCTGTCGATCCTCTTCCTGTACGGGCTGATCCGCCTCCAGACGCACCTGTTCCTGTCGCTGGGGATGCCGGAGATGGCTCCGCACCAGGCGTGGAACACCGCGATCTCCTTCACCACCAACACCAACTGGCAGTCCTACTCCGGTGAGTCGGCGCTCGGCCACCTGGTGCAGATGGCCGGCCTGGCGGTGCAGAACTTCGTCTCCGCGGCCGTCGGCATCGCCATCGTCGCCGCGCTGATCCGCGGGTTCACCCGCAACCGCACCGACCGGGTCGGCAACTTCTGGGTCGACCTCACGCGCATCGTGCTGCGCCTGCTGCTGCCGCTCTCGATCGTCTTCGCGCTGGTGCTGGTCGCCAACGGTGTGATCCAGAACTTCCACGGCTTCCACGACCTCGCCACCCTCGGCGGCGACACCCAGTCGATACCGGGCGGCCCGGTGGCCTCCCAGGAGGTCATCAAGGAGCTGGGCACCAACGGCGGTGGCTTCTTCAACGCCAACTCGGCCCACCCCTTCGAGAACCCGAACGGCTTCACCAACTGGCTGGAGATCTTCCTGCTGCTGGTGATCTCCTTCTCGCTGCCGCGCACCTTCGGCAAGATGGTCGGCGACAACCGCCAGGGCTACGCGATCGTCGCCGTCATGGCGCTGTTCTGGGTCGCCTCGGCCGCGCTGATCACCTTCTCCGAGCACCAGCACGCGGGCACCGCGATGCAGGCGGCCGGCGGCGCGATGGAGGGCAAGGAACAGCGCTTCGGCATCGCGGCCAGCTCCCTGTTCGCCGCGTCGACGACACTGACCTCGACCGGTGCGGTGGACTCCTTCCACGACTCGTACTCCGCCTTCGGCGGCGGCATCACGATCTTCAACATGATGCTCGGCGAGATCGCACCCGGCGGCACCGGCTCCGGCCTCTACGGCATGCTGATCCTCGCGATCGTCGCGGTCTTCGTGGCGGGCCTGATGGTCGGCCGCACCCCGGAGTACCTGGGCAAGAAGCTCGGCGGCCGGGAGATGAAGTTCGCCTCGCTCTACATCCTCACCACCCCCGCCCTGGTGCTCATCGGCACCGGTATCGCGATGGCGCTGCCGGGCGAGCGCGCCGGGATGCTCAACTCCGGTGCGCACGGCTTCTCCGAGGTGCTGTACGCCTTCACCTCCGCGAGCAACAACAACGGTTCGGCGTTCGCGGGCATCACGGTGAACACGCCGTGGTATGACACGGCGCTCGGCCTGTGCATGGTCTTCGGCCGGTTCCTGCCGATGGTGTTCGTCCTGGCGCTGGCGGGTTCGCTCGCCCAGCAGCAGCCGGTTCCCGCGAGCGCGGGCACGCTGCCCACCCACAAGCCGCTGTTCGTCGGCCTGCTGTCGGGCGTCGTCCTGATCGTCGTCGGCCTCACCTACTTCCCGGCTCTCGCACTCGGGCCGATCGCGGAAGGTCTCCACTGA
- the kdpF gene encoding K(+)-transporting ATPase subunit F — MSAENIAGLIVAVALVGYLVVALIYPEKF; from the coding sequence GTGAGCGCCGAGAACATCGCAGGTCTCATCGTCGCCGTCGCACTCGTCGGCTACCTCGTCGTCGCGCTGATCTACCCGGAGAAGTTCTGA
- a CDS encoding APC family permease, which yields MFNVPQALKRLVIGQAMRSEELGETLLPKRLALPIFASDPLSSVAYATGEILLVLTVGGTAFLYLTPWIAAAVVALMAVVVMSYRQVVHAYPSGGGSYEVVSKNLGANSGLVVAASLLVDYVMTVAVSVASGVDNIISAFNGLADYRVVLALAFVVLLAAMNLRGVRESGKAFAAPTYLFIGGILLMVVTGLIRVVFGDNPQAPTAAFGITPEDHKDTLAGLGLLLLGLRAFASGCTALTGVEAISNGVPAFRTPKAKNAATTMAVMGITAVVMFVGVTVLAMTSHVHYVENACQLTGITGDCNSYTQQTVIAQLASTFLGGDNSILFYFIQAVTALVLILAANTAFNGFPLLASILAEHRYLPRQMHTRGDRLAFSNGIIALAVVAGGLLWFYQADVTSLIHLYILGVFTSFTLSQIGMVRHWNRALATETDPAVRGAAQRSRVINGLGAVTTALVLVIVLITKFTQGAWLAVVAAVLLWLMMRGIRRHYDAVSSELAIEDPREESAKPSKVHGVVLVSKLHKATLRALGYAQAFRPDTLEAVTVAVEKEATDELKAQWDSYEIQVPLKVLDSPYREITKPVVNYVREYRRTSPREAVAVFIPEYVVGHWWEHLLHNQSALWLKSRLLFTPGVMVISVPWQLASAPRADRPARRAPGAVRRGEPAPVKDVPEPQKI from the coding sequence GTGTTCAACGTGCCCCAGGCGCTCAAGCGCCTCGTGATCGGCCAGGCCATGCGCAGCGAGGAGCTGGGCGAGACGCTGCTCCCCAAGCGGCTGGCGCTGCCGATCTTCGCTTCCGACCCGCTGTCCTCGGTCGCCTACGCCACCGGCGAGATCCTGCTCGTCCTCACCGTGGGCGGCACCGCCTTCCTGTACCTGACGCCGTGGATCGCCGCGGCCGTCGTCGCGCTGATGGCGGTCGTGGTGATGTCCTACCGCCAGGTCGTGCACGCCTACCCGTCCGGCGGCGGCTCGTACGAGGTGGTGTCCAAGAACCTCGGCGCCAACTCCGGCCTGGTGGTCGCGGCCTCGCTGCTGGTCGACTACGTGATGACCGTCGCGGTCTCGGTCGCCTCGGGCGTGGACAACATCATCTCCGCGTTCAACGGCCTCGCCGACTACCGGGTCGTGCTGGCGCTGGCCTTCGTGGTCCTGCTGGCGGCGATGAACCTGCGCGGCGTCCGGGAGTCCGGGAAGGCGTTCGCCGCTCCGACGTACCTGTTCATCGGCGGCATCCTGCTGATGGTGGTCACCGGCCTGATCAGGGTGGTCTTCGGGGACAACCCGCAGGCCCCGACCGCTGCCTTCGGCATCACCCCGGAGGACCACAAGGACACCCTGGCCGGCCTCGGCCTGCTGCTTCTCGGCCTGCGAGCCTTCGCCTCCGGCTGCACCGCGCTGACCGGCGTCGAGGCGATCTCCAACGGCGTGCCGGCCTTCCGCACGCCGAAGGCGAAGAACGCCGCGACCACCATGGCCGTCATGGGCATCACCGCCGTGGTGATGTTCGTCGGTGTCACCGTGCTGGCGATGACCTCGCACGTCCACTACGTCGAGAACGCCTGCCAGCTGACCGGCATCACCGGCGACTGCAACAGCTACACCCAGCAGACCGTGATCGCCCAGCTCGCCTCGACCTTCCTCGGCGGCGACAACAGCATACTGTTCTACTTCATCCAGGCGGTCACCGCGCTGGTCCTGATCCTGGCCGCGAACACCGCCTTCAACGGCTTCCCGCTGCTCGCCTCGATCCTCGCCGAGCACCGCTACCTGCCGCGGCAGATGCACACCCGCGGCGACCGGCTGGCCTTCTCCAACGGCATCATCGCGCTGGCCGTGGTGGCCGGCGGCCTGCTGTGGTTCTACCAGGCGGACGTCACCAGCCTGATCCACCTGTATATCCTGGGCGTCTTCACCTCCTTCACCCTGTCCCAGATCGGCATGGTCCGGCACTGGAACCGGGCGCTCGCCACCGAGACCGACCCGGCCGTGCGCGGCGCCGCCCAGCGCTCCCGGGTCATCAACGGGCTGGGCGCGGTCACCACCGCGCTGGTGCTGGTGATCGTGCTGATCACCAAGTTCACCCAGGGCGCCTGGCTGGCCGTGGTCGCCGCCGTCCTGCTGTGGCTGATGATGCGCGGCATCCGCCGCCACTACGACGCGGTGTCCAGCGAGCTGGCGATCGAGGACCCACGCGAGGAGTCGGCAAAACCCTCGAAGGTGCACGGCGTGGTGCTGGTCTCCAAGCTGCACAAGGCCACCCTGCGCGCCCTGGGCTACGCCCAGGCGTTCCGCCCCGACACCCTGGAGGCGGTCACCGTCGCGGTGGAGAAGGAAGCCACCGACGAGCTCAAGGCGCAGTGGGACTCCTACGAGATCCAGGTCCCGCTGAAGGTGCTGGACTCGCCGTACCGCGAGATCACCAAGCCGGTCGTGAACTACGTCCGCGAGTACCGGCGCACCAGCCCGCGCGAGGCGGTCGCGGTGTTCATCCCCGAGTACGTGGTCGGCCACTGGTGGGAGCACCTGCTGCACAACCAGTCCGCGCTGTGGCTGAAGTCCCGGCTGCTGTTCACCCCCGGCGTGATGGTGATCAGCGTGCCGTGGCAGCTGGCCTCCGCGCCGCGTGCCGACCGGCCGGCCCGCCGCGCCCCCGGCGCCGTGCGCCGGGGCGAGCCCGCGCCCGTCAAGGACGTGCCCGAGCCGCAGAAGATCTGA
- a CDS encoding 50S ribosomal protein bL37 — MSKRARKKKTRRKKKANHGRKPGQ; from the coding sequence GTGTCCAAGCGCGCCCGGAAGAAGAAGACCCGCCGGAAGAAGAAGGCCAACCACGGCCGCAAGCCCGGCCAGTAG
- a CDS encoding SDR family NAD(P)-dependent oxidoreductase, whose translation MPEVLSARTALVTGASSGIGWDTARLLAERGATVLVHARTAREGEDAVERLLTRGIAAERLHMFAADFTRLAEVGQLADTVARAFPALDLLVNNAAVMAPERCTLTDDGIEISFQVNFLAAHLLARLLRGPLSAATDGRIVNVSSSLHRTAAMNWNDPNRVKKYSRVAAYAQSQLALSMGTLAMAPEGSDITAVSVNPGLCDTALLPLYGRVGAPPAEGAAAVVRLCLPAFRLTNGEYYDGGDIAPTAVAVHEDRSQRRLVKLADQLTAATT comes from the coding sequence ATGCCCGAAGTCCTGTCCGCCCGCACCGCCCTGGTCACCGGCGCCTCGTCCGGCATCGGCTGGGACACCGCCAGGCTCCTCGCCGAGCGCGGCGCCACAGTGCTCGTCCACGCCCGTACCGCCCGCGAGGGCGAGGACGCCGTCGAACGGCTGCTCACCCGCGGTATCGCCGCCGAGAGGCTGCACATGTTCGCCGCCGATTTCACCCGCCTGGCCGAGGTCGGACAGCTCGCGGACACCGTCGCCCGGGCGTTCCCGGCGCTCGACCTGCTGGTCAACAACGCGGCCGTGATGGCGCCCGAGCGGTGCACCCTGACCGATGACGGCATCGAGATCTCCTTCCAGGTCAACTTCCTCGCCGCCCACCTGCTCGCCCGCCTGCTGCGCGGACCCCTGTCCGCCGCCACTGACGGACGGATCGTCAACGTCTCCTCGTCCCTGCACCGCACGGCCGCGATGAACTGGAACGACCCGAACCGGGTCAAGAAGTACTCGCGCGTCGCCGCCTACGCGCAGTCGCAGCTGGCACTGAGCATGGGCACCCTCGCGATGGCCCCCGAGGGTTCGGACATCACCGCGGTCAGCGTCAACCCGGGCCTGTGCGACACCGCGCTCCTGCCGCTGTACGGCCGGGTCGGCGCCCCGCCGGCCGAAGGCGCGGCCGCCGTGGTCCGCCTGTGCCTGCCGGCCTTCCGGCTCACCAACGGCGAGTACTACGACGGCGGTGACATCGCCCCGACCGCGGTCGCCGTCCACGAGGACCGCTCCCAGCGCCGCCTGGTCAAGCTCGCCGACCAGCTGACCGCCGCCACCACCTGA
- a CDS encoding Na+/H+ antiporter, producing MRIVGIVLVLVVLATVVATFARRLRVPAPSLLVLAGIAVALIPGVPALHIPPQAIAMVVLPPLLYASAEELSLRDLRTVWRPVTILSFGLVFASAAAVGFAAVAIAGLPPAMAFVLGAVLSSTDPVAVTALGRRLALPGRVQVLVQAESLFNDATSLVLFKVAIGIAVAVGATVSVPAAGGEFLLLGGGGSLIGAAVAGLVWLVRRRTTDPVLETVIALVTPYAAYVLAESVHTSGVTSVVVAGVLLGRSGHRLTDAHIRLQLHAVYAVVVFLLESVVFSIVGLELPTLVRDLPAGTGWWPLQALALAAVLIAVRVLSTLPLTRAVKPTRGRLSWRVAGVVTWAGTRGVMPLAAALSIPLVTDDGTKLTGRPLVLVLTTAVVVFTLVVQGLTLAAVVNRSGLALEPEHTAREEDDARDALNRAGLDHVEHLATLETTPETAIDRVRRGLTTRLDRSPETPDGSTADAAYRQLRHEVIAVQNNELHRLYDEHRISDTTRRRLQHDLDREEAALGTP from the coding sequence ATGCGCATTGTGGGGATCGTTCTCGTCCTGGTGGTGCTGGCCACCGTCGTCGCCACCTTCGCCCGACGCCTGCGCGTGCCCGCGCCCTCCCTACTGGTCCTGGCCGGCATCGCGGTCGCGCTGATACCCGGCGTCCCCGCACTGCACATCCCCCCGCAGGCCATCGCCATGGTCGTGCTGCCACCCCTGCTGTACGCCTCCGCCGAGGAACTGTCCCTGCGCGACCTGCGGACGGTGTGGAGGCCGGTGACGATCCTCTCCTTCGGCCTGGTCTTCGCCTCCGCTGCCGCCGTGGGCTTCGCGGCGGTCGCGATCGCCGGGTTGCCGCCCGCGATGGCGTTCGTGCTCGGGGCTGTGCTGTCGAGTACCGACCCGGTGGCGGTGACCGCCCTCGGGCGCCGGCTGGCGCTGCCCGGCCGGGTGCAGGTGCTCGTGCAGGCGGAGAGCCTGTTCAACGACGCAACCTCGCTGGTGCTGTTCAAGGTGGCCATCGGCATCGCGGTGGCCGTCGGGGCCACGGTCAGCGTGCCGGCGGCGGGCGGGGAGTTCCTGCTGCTCGGCGGCGGCGGAAGCCTGATCGGCGCAGCCGTCGCCGGGCTGGTTTGGCTGGTGCGCCGCCGCACCACCGACCCGGTCCTGGAGACCGTCATCGCCCTGGTCACCCCGTACGCGGCGTACGTGCTCGCCGAGTCCGTCCACACCTCCGGTGTCACCTCGGTGGTAGTCGCCGGCGTGCTGCTGGGGCGCTCCGGCCACCGGCTCACCGACGCGCACATCCGTCTTCAGCTGCACGCCGTGTACGCGGTGGTGGTGTTCCTGCTGGAGAGCGTCGTGTTCAGCATCGTCGGCCTTGAGCTGCCCACGCTGGTGCGGGACCTGCCGGCCGGAACCGGCTGGTGGCCGCTCCAGGCACTGGCACTCGCGGCCGTACTGATCGCGGTGCGGGTGCTCTCCACGCTGCCCCTGACCCGGGCGGTCAAGCCCACCCGGGGCCGGCTGTCCTGGCGGGTCGCCGGGGTCGTGACCTGGGCCGGTACCCGCGGCGTGATGCCGCTGGCCGCCGCCCTGTCCATCCCGCTCGTCACCGACGACGGCACCAAGCTCACCGGGCGGCCGCTGGTCCTGGTGCTGACCACTGCCGTTGTGGTGTTCACCCTGGTCGTCCAAGGCCTCACCCTGGCCGCGGTGGTCAACCGCTCCGGTCTCGCGCTCGAACCCGAGCACACCGCCCGGGAAGAGGACGACGCCCGCGACGCCCTCAATCGCGCGGGCCTCGACCACGTCGAACACCTCGCGACGCTGGAGACAACGCCGGAGACCGCCATCGACCGGGTCCGGCGCGGCCTGACCACCCGCCTCGACCGCAGCCCCGAGACGCCGGACGGCAGCACCGCCGATGCCGCCTACCGCCAGCTGCGCCACGAGGTCATCGCCGTGCAGAACAACGAACTGCACCGGCTGTACGACGAGCACCGCATCAGCGACACCACCCGTCGTCGCCTCCAGCACGACCTGGACCGCGAGGAGGCTGCTCTCGGCACGCCCTGA
- a CDS encoding universal stress protein, translating into MPRGRLRIYLGAAPGVGKTYDMLSEGQRRAGRGTDVVIAFMEDYGRPLTRLMADGLETVPRKTMPYRGTSFTEMDLAAVLARHPQLALVDELAHTNVPGCRNTKRWQDVQELLDAGIDVISTVNIQHLESLNDVVEQITGVRQHETVPDDVVRSADQIELVDMSAEALRRRMAHGNIYPPEKIDAALAHFFRAGNLTALREIALLWAADRVEEALLRYRKDHGIQQPWGARERVLVALSGGPEGETLIRRAKRTASRGAGGEFLAVHVARDDGLAGPSARLLARQRTLAESLGGTWHTLNGDDPAQTVLAFAREVDATQIVIGATRRSRLKSLFARGTGEAIIEGSGDEIDVYVVTHSEAAHGRLLHRRAGDARDARS; encoded by the coding sequence ATGCCGCGCGGCCGTCTACGGATCTACCTCGGAGCAGCCCCCGGGGTGGGCAAGACGTACGACATGCTCAGTGAGGGGCAGCGCCGCGCAGGGCGGGGCACAGACGTGGTCATCGCGTTCATGGAGGACTACGGGCGGCCTCTGACCCGTCTGATGGCCGATGGGCTGGAGACCGTCCCGCGCAAGACCATGCCCTACCGGGGCACCTCCTTCACCGAAATGGACCTGGCCGCCGTCCTCGCCCGGCATCCCCAGCTGGCCCTGGTCGACGAGCTTGCCCACACCAATGTCCCGGGCTGCCGGAACACCAAGCGTTGGCAGGACGTGCAGGAGCTGCTGGACGCGGGCATCGACGTCATCTCCACCGTGAACATCCAGCACCTGGAGTCCCTCAACGACGTCGTCGAACAGATCACCGGCGTACGGCAGCACGAAACGGTGCCCGACGATGTGGTGCGCAGCGCCGACCAGATCGAGCTGGTCGACATGTCCGCCGAGGCACTGCGCCGCCGGATGGCCCACGGCAACATCTACCCGCCGGAGAAGATCGACGCCGCCCTCGCCCACTTCTTCCGCGCGGGCAACCTCACCGCGCTGCGAGAGATCGCCCTGCTCTGGGCCGCCGACCGGGTCGAGGAAGCCCTGCTGCGCTACCGCAAGGACCACGGCATTCAGCAGCCCTGGGGCGCACGGGAACGCGTGCTGGTCGCCCTGTCCGGCGGCCCGGAGGGCGAAACGCTGATCCGGCGGGCCAAGCGGACCGCCTCGCGCGGCGCGGGCGGAGAGTTCCTGGCCGTCCACGTCGCACGCGACGACGGCCTGGCCGGCCCCTCCGCGCGGCTGCTGGCCCGCCAGCGGACCCTGGCGGAAAGCCTCGGCGGCACCTGGCACACACTCAACGGCGACGACCCGGCCCAGACCGTCCTCGCCTTCGCCCGTGAGGTCGACGCCACCCAGATCGTCATCGGCGCCACCCGGCGCAGCCGCCTCAAGAGCCTGTTCGCCCGCGGCACCGGAGAGGCGATCATCGAGGGTTCCGGCGACGAGATCGACGTCTACGTCGTCACGCACTCCGAAGCCGCCCACGGCCGGCTCCTGCACCGCCGAGCCGGCGACGCGCGCGATGCCAGGTCCTGA
- a CDS encoding universal stress protein yields MRSTPVPERGRIYQRCGCRDALRRQLGTACPRLIDPDHGSWVFAVDAPSPDGHRRTLAPAVTASLGREVATEAMERFTDTLDPWRGKYPDVEVVASLLSGSTAATLVEATGRPDLLVVGRRNRTGALGAHLGPVAQAAVHHVHSPLAVVPFG; encoded by the coding sequence ATGCGTAGCACGCCCGTCCCCGAGCGAGGCCGCATCTACCAGCGCTGCGGTTGCCGCGACGCCCTGCGGCGTCAGCTCGGCACCGCCTGCCCGCGCCTTATCGACCCGGACCACGGCAGTTGGGTGTTCGCCGTCGACGCTCCCTCTCCCGACGGCCACCGCCGCACCCTGGCCCCCGCGGTGACCGCGAGCCTCGGCAGGGAGGTGGCGACCGAGGCGATGGAGCGCTTCACCGACACGCTCGACCCCTGGCGAGGCAAGTACCCCGACGTCGAGGTGGTGGCCTCCCTCCTGTCCGGCAGCACGGCCGCAACGCTCGTCGAGGCCACGGGCCGCCCGGATCTCCTGGTCGTCGGCCGCCGCAACCGCACCGGGGCTCTCGGCGCGCACCTGGGGCCGGTCGCCCAGGCGGCGGTCCACCACGTCCACAGCCCGCTTGCGGTGGTCCCCTTCGGCTGA
- a CDS encoding cold-shock protein: MATGTVKWFNAEKGFGFIEQDGGGPDVFAHFSNIDAQGFRELLEGQKVTFDVVQGQKGPQAEHIRPA; encoded by the coding sequence ATGGCTACCGGCACTGTGAAATGGTTCAACGCCGAAAAGGGCTTCGGCTTCATCGAGCAGGACGGCGGCGGCCCCGACGTGTTCGCCCACTTCTCGAACATCGACGCCCAGGGCTTCCGTGAACTCCTGGAGGGCCAGAAGGTGACCTTCGACGTCGTGCAGGGCCAGAAGGGCCCGCAGGCTGAGCACATCCGCCCCGCCTGA
- a CDS encoding slipin family protein, with protein sequence MANLGVAIVRHYERGVVFRLGRLRGVRDPGIRFMIPLADRMSKVTLRTVTMPIPSQQVITRDNVSIGVAAVAYFRRVDPVKSIVEIEDVSSAIGQIAQTTVRNVVGRSLLDQVLTDTETLNEQIKEILDGLTQQWGVLVLVVELKDIELPQSMQRAMARQAEAEREKRAKIIAAEGEALSAGRLAEAADVIADHPIALQLRNLQILAEIAAEKNSTIVFPAQFLESARALTRFVDQESRSATNAPAAAAPTGPDGGQVPRPDWPIPQDETLTNPLKGQVRT encoded by the coding sequence GTGGCGAATCTGGGTGTCGCGATCGTGCGGCACTACGAGCGCGGGGTGGTGTTCCGGCTGGGGCGGCTGCGCGGCGTGCGCGACCCCGGGATCCGTTTCATGATCCCGCTGGCGGACCGGATGTCGAAGGTCACCCTGCGGACGGTGACCATGCCGATCCCCTCCCAGCAGGTCATCACGCGCGACAACGTCTCCATCGGCGTCGCGGCGGTCGCCTACTTCCGCCGGGTGGACCCGGTGAAGTCGATCGTGGAGATCGAGGACGTGTCCAGCGCGATCGGGCAGATCGCCCAGACCACCGTCCGCAACGTGGTCGGCCGCTCCCTTCTGGACCAGGTGCTCACCGACACCGAGACCCTCAACGAACAGATCAAGGAGATCCTGGACGGCCTCACCCAGCAGTGGGGCGTCCTCGTCCTGGTGGTCGAGCTGAAGGACATCGAGCTCCCGCAGAGCATGCAGCGGGCGATGGCCAGGCAGGCCGAAGCCGAACGCGAGAAGCGCGCCAAGATCATCGCGGCCGAGGGCGAGGCCCTCAGCGCCGGCCGGCTCGCCGAGGCCGCCGACGTCATCGCCGACCACCCGATTGCCCTCCAACTGCGCAACCTGCAGATCCTCGCCGAGATCGCCGCCGAGAAGAACTCCACCATCGTCTTCCCGGCCCAGTTCCTGGAGAGCGCCCGGGCGCTCACCCGCTTCGTCGACCAGGAAAGCCGGTCCGCAACGAACGCGCCGGCGGCCGCCGCGCCGACAGGCCCAGACGGCGGTCAGGTCCCGAGACCCGACTGGCCCATCCCCCAGGACGAGACTCTCACCAATCCCCTGAAAGGACAGGTCCGGACATGA
- a CDS encoding dsRBD fold-containing protein, with translation MRTKTWTLRLDLFEEGDLTWVHAVLDTGDNRLESRTDAHRNPHDPPAPEIGDEYAAGRALVDLGNQLLRASTTDADANEPPVQG, from the coding sequence ATGCGCACCAAGACGTGGACCCTGCGCCTGGACCTCTTCGAGGAAGGCGACCTCACCTGGGTGCACGCCGTCCTCGACACCGGCGACAACCGGCTCGAGAGCCGCACCGACGCCCACCGCAACCCGCACGACCCCCCGGCGCCGGAGATCGGCGACGAATACGCGGCCGGACGCGCCCTGGTCGACCTCGGCAACCAGCTGCTCCGTGCCAGCACGACCGATGCCGACGCCAACGAGCCTCCGGTGCAAGGCTGA
- a CDS encoding universal stress protein — protein sequence MDTSPAHGSPGTVVVGADGSEHARRAMLFALHEAQLRGVGVRAVCAYGGGHAEPPEKGMTGWHRAGGEPSPNLHDAVSREVADSVEELRRQVGEPFVEVEVHCERGRPAQVLLDASGDAGLLVVGTRGAGVWGRLALGSTSTEVVHHAHVPVVVVPPEGEATPK from the coding sequence ATGGACACCAGCCCCGCACACGGTTCACCCGGCACGGTGGTAGTCGGCGCCGATGGATCGGAGCACGCCCGCCGGGCCATGCTCTTCGCCCTCCACGAGGCGCAACTGCGCGGTGTCGGGGTGCGGGCCGTCTGTGCTTACGGCGGGGGACACGCCGAGCCGCCGGAGAAGGGCATGACGGGCTGGCACCGGGCGGGCGGGGAGCCGTCGCCGAACCTGCACGACGCCGTTTCGCGTGAGGTCGCGGACTCGGTCGAGGAGCTGCGCCGCCAGGTCGGCGAGCCGTTCGTCGAGGTCGAGGTCCACTGTGAGCGCGGACGGCCCGCGCAGGTGCTGCTTGACGCGAGCGGGGACGCGGGCCTGCTCGTCGTGGGCACCCGCGGTGCTGGCGTCTGGGGGCGGCTCGCACTCGGATCGACCTCCACGGAGGTGGTCCACCACGCCCATGTTCCCGTCGTCGTCGTGCCACCCGAAGGCGAGGCCACGCCCAAGTGA
- a CDS encoding CBS domain-containing protein, producing the protein MQYRTVQDVMTRDVVVARRETTFKEIAGLFHRNGITAVPVVDDRGRPVGIVSEADLIRKEASLLDEGHPVFRWLHPHEHYRAEGEIAEEMMTSPVVTARADWTLVEAARVMHRKKLKRLPVINEDGQLSGIVSRSDLLQPFLRDDASIREEITHDLLLDTLWLPADAVHVTVDDGIVALTGTVERKSLIPIIEGMCRSLDGVVAVRQTLGTSSTTPTST; encoded by the coding sequence ATGCAGTACCGCACCGTGCAGGACGTGATGACCCGGGACGTGGTCGTCGCCCGTCGCGAGACGACGTTCAAGGAGATCGCCGGACTCTTCCACCGGAACGGCATCACCGCCGTGCCGGTCGTCGACGACCGGGGCCGCCCGGTCGGCATCGTGTCCGAGGCCGACCTGATCCGCAAGGAAGCCAGCCTGCTGGACGAAGGCCACCCGGTGTTCCGCTGGCTCCACCCGCACGAGCACTACCGCGCCGAGGGCGAGATCGCCGAGGAGATGATGACAAGCCCCGTCGTCACCGCACGCGCCGACTGGACCCTGGTCGAAGCCGCCCGGGTCATGCACCGCAAGAAGCTCAAGCGGCTGCCCGTGATCAACGAGGACGGCCAACTCAGCGGCATCGTCAGCCGCAGCGACCTGCTGCAGCCGTTCCTCCGCGATGACGCCTCGATCCGCGAGGAGATCACCCACGACCTCTTGCTCGACACGCTGTGGCTCCCCGCCGACGCTGTCCACGTCACCGTCGACGACGGCATCGTCGCCCTCACCGGCACGGTCGAACGCAAGAGCCTCATCCCCATCATCGAGGGCATGTGCCGCTCCCTCGACGGCGTGGTCGCCGTCCGCCAGACGCTCGGCACGAGTTCGACGACACCCACGTCGACGTGA